The proteins below come from a single Hyphomicrobium denitrificans ATCC 51888 genomic window:
- a CDS encoding sigma-70 family RNA polymerase sigma factor, which translates to MTESPSFGDALIAAMPNLRAFAHSLCGDGQLSNDLVQETLLKAWAHKESFVPGSNLKAWLFTILRNTYFTHYRKSQREELDQDHAALNASVPPTQLTQLEFEDMRRALMRLSPDHREALLLITAEGFSYEDAARVCGCAVGTMKSRVNRARSRLVDETSGRSNDGDVAEQHGSESITTPAKSSGG; encoded by the coding sequence GTGACGGAATCTCCAAGCTTTGGAGACGCTCTGATTGCGGCAATGCCCAATCTGCGGGCATTCGCGCACTCGCTCTGCGGCGACGGGCAACTTTCGAACGACCTTGTCCAGGAAACGCTGCTCAAAGCCTGGGCGCACAAGGAGTCGTTCGTCCCGGGTTCCAATCTCAAGGCTTGGCTGTTTACAATCTTACGCAACACGTACTTTACACACTATCGGAAATCCCAGCGTGAAGAACTGGATCAGGATCACGCCGCGCTCAACGCCAGCGTGCCACCGACGCAGCTCACACAGCTCGAATTTGAAGACATGCGGCGCGCCTTGATGCGGTTGTCGCCCGACCATCGCGAAGCACTGCTGCTGATAACCGCCGAAGGATTTTCATACGAAGACGCTGCACGCGTCTGCGGCTGCGCCGTCGGCACGATGAAAAGCCGGGTCAACCGCGCTCGAAGCCGCCTGGTCGACGAGACATCTGGGCGATCGAACGACGGCGATGTCGCGGAGCAGCATGGGAGCGAGAGCATCACAACACCGGCCAAGAGCTCTGGAGGCTGA
- a CDS encoding response regulator has translation MSIAQTIRPHLPYLRRFARSLTGAQETGDAYVATLLESLVSTPSDFPTEVPPRVALYHLFLRVWNSVRLVTPNAEDVQATVAVAQRRINSISSLPRQAFLLVAVEGFTAAEAATILEVGEKDIESLLDVAGQEIAHQVATNVLIIEDELLIAMDLETIVTSLGHSVQDVATTKSEALAAVKRQKPGLILADVKLADGSSGLDAVKEIVAEGDVPIIFITAYPEKVLTGARPEPTFLISKPFQRETVMAIISQALFFDTKAHLRPAAA, from the coding sequence ATGTCGATTGCCCAGACAATTCGTCCTCATTTACCGTATCTGCGGCGGTTCGCGCGGTCGCTGACGGGTGCGCAGGAAACAGGCGACGCCTACGTCGCGACGCTGCTGGAAAGTCTCGTTTCGACGCCGTCGGATTTTCCGACGGAGGTGCCGCCCCGCGTCGCGCTCTATCACCTGTTTTTGAGAGTTTGGAATTCAGTTCGGCTTGTCACACCAAATGCGGAGGATGTGCAAGCGACCGTCGCCGTCGCGCAACGGCGGATCAACTCGATAAGCTCGCTGCCACGGCAGGCGTTTCTTCTCGTCGCGGTGGAAGGTTTCACGGCTGCGGAGGCTGCTACAATCCTGGAAGTCGGAGAAAAGGATATCGAGAGCCTGCTCGACGTTGCCGGCCAGGAAATCGCGCACCAGGTCGCGACGAATGTCCTGATCATCGAGGACGAGCTTTTGATCGCGATGGATCTCGAGACGATCGTCACGAGCCTCGGTCATTCGGTGCAGGATGTTGCGACAACGAAATCGGAAGCGCTCGCGGCCGTCAAACGTCAGAAGCCGGGCCTTATTCTCGCTGACGTCAAACTCGCGGACGGCAGCAGCGGTCTCGACGCGGTGAAGGAAATCGTGGCCGAAGGAGATGTTCCCATCATCTTCATTACCGCTTATCCGGAAAAAGTCCTAACCGGCGCGCGGCCCGAACCGACGTTCCTGATCTCGAAGCCATTTCAGCGGGAAACCGTGATGGCCATCATCAGTCAGGCGCTTTTTTTCGATACGAAGGCGCATCTGCGTCCCGCAGCGGCGTAA
- a CDS encoding amylo-alpha-1,6-glucosidase, with protein MGSAHSREADARKHEDHEPEEEDFLISSSNGSGRAHEILKHDDAFAVIDTHGDIGAFGDRGNGFFHNDTRYLSRLELLVAHSAPLLLGSALDATDLQLCADLTNPDVYAEGALVLRKDAIHIYRTSYVRENAIRQRLHFTNHSSEDVKLAVSLVFDCDFSDIFEVRGMRREKRGTVNRQIQSSQSVIYAYKGLDNVVRRTTVHLDPKPVSLGETAALYYLHLAPKQSAKLYFAAVAESRHAAKPCSYVKGLRDAHRTLRRAEHETTSVSVSNSELDAVIKRATSDLRLLTTSTEDGPYPYAGTPWYSTTFGRDALITALQVLWLDPGMARGVLRRLARFQAQSHDADADAQPGKILHEMREGEMAALREIPFGRYYGSVDSTPLFVLVAGAYLQATDDRDFLVEIWPAVQRALEWIDGPGDPDGDGFIEYARETDSGLSNQGWKDSQDAVFHRDGSLAKGPIALVEVQAYVYAAKVWAARMANELGDVARAESLLQQAEALRVKFERDFWCEDIGCYALALDGEKRQVAVRSSNAAHLLFTGIANPERAVRIAEQVLSPNFFSGWGIRTIPASEIRYNPMSYHNGSIWPHDNAIIAAGFAQYGLCDLIQPVFDGLLDAALRMDQQRLPELFCGFRRRTGRSPILYPVACAPQAWASGSMLHILSSLLGLRIDAASRTITLKSPRLPASVGAITIRRLRAGGGSADFVLKKKYRSVIADVTDSRGGAKVIMA; from the coding sequence ATGGGATCCGCGCACAGTCGTGAGGCGGACGCACGTAAGCACGAGGATCACGAACCCGAAGAAGAAGATTTCCTCATCTCGTCTTCTAACGGGTCCGGTCGCGCGCACGAAATCCTGAAACACGACGATGCATTCGCCGTCATCGACACGCACGGCGACATCGGCGCGTTCGGCGATCGCGGCAACGGCTTTTTCCATAACGACACGCGTTACCTCTCCCGGCTCGAATTGCTCGTCGCTCACAGTGCGCCTCTTCTCCTCGGCTCGGCATTGGACGCGACCGACCTTCAACTCTGCGCGGACCTCACCAATCCCGACGTCTACGCCGAAGGCGCGCTCGTGTTGCGCAAGGATGCGATCCACATCTACCGGACAAGCTACGTGCGCGAGAACGCAATACGCCAGCGCCTGCACTTCACCAATCACAGCAGCGAAGACGTGAAGCTTGCCGTCTCGCTGGTTTTCGACTGCGATTTTTCCGACATTTTCGAGGTTCGCGGCATGCGCCGCGAGAAGCGCGGCACCGTCAACCGCCAAATCCAATCGTCGCAATCGGTGATCTACGCGTACAAAGGTTTGGACAATGTTGTTCGGCGCACGACCGTGCATCTCGACCCCAAACCTGTCTCGCTTGGCGAGACCGCGGCACTCTACTATCTGCATTTGGCGCCGAAGCAGTCAGCGAAACTCTACTTTGCTGCGGTCGCTGAATCGCGTCATGCGGCCAAGCCCTGCTCTTACGTCAAAGGTCTGCGCGATGCTCACCGAACGCTCCGCCGGGCCGAGCACGAAACGACGTCGGTATCCGTTTCCAATTCCGAACTCGACGCCGTCATAAAGCGGGCCACGTCGGACCTGCGGCTGCTGACGACCTCGACGGAGGACGGTCCCTATCCCTATGCCGGCACGCCCTGGTATTCGACGACGTTTGGGCGCGATGCTCTGATCACGGCGCTGCAGGTTCTGTGGCTCGATCCTGGTATGGCGCGCGGCGTTCTCCGCCGCCTTGCGAGATTTCAGGCACAAAGTCATGACGCCGACGCCGACGCTCAACCCGGAAAAATCCTGCACGAAATGCGCGAAGGCGAAATGGCCGCGCTCCGCGAAATTCCCTTCGGCCGTTACTACGGCAGCGTCGACTCGACACCGCTTTTCGTACTCGTCGCTGGCGCTTACCTGCAAGCAACCGACGATCGCGATTTTCTCGTCGAAATCTGGCCGGCAGTTCAACGCGCTCTCGAATGGATCGACGGTCCTGGTGACCCTGACGGCGACGGCTTCATCGAATATGCGCGTGAAACCGATAGCGGCCTTTCCAATCAAGGTTGGAAAGACAGCCAGGACGCGGTCTTCCATCGAGACGGGAGCTTGGCCAAGGGTCCGATCGCGCTCGTCGAAGTTCAGGCCTACGTGTATGCGGCGAAGGTATGGGCCGCGCGCATGGCCAATGAACTCGGCGACGTGGCGCGCGCCGAAAGCCTGCTCCAACAAGCAGAAGCTTTGCGCGTCAAGTTCGAGCGCGACTTCTGGTGCGAGGACATCGGCTGCTACGCGCTGGCGCTCGACGGCGAGAAAAGACAAGTCGCGGTGAGATCGAGTAACGCCGCACATCTTCTCTTCACCGGTATCGCCAATCCGGAGCGCGCGGTACGCATCGCCGAGCAGGTTCTCTCGCCGAATTTTTTCTCAGGCTGGGGAATTCGCACGATCCCGGCATCCGAGATCCGTTACAATCCGATGTCCTATCACAATGGCTCGATTTGGCCGCACGACAACGCGATCATCGCCGCAGGCTTCGCGCAATACGGATTGTGCGATCTGATTCAGCCCGTCTTTGACGGGCTGCTGGACGCAGCGCTACGAATGGATCAGCAGCGGCTTCCGGAGCTTTTCTGCGGATTCCGCCGCCGCACGGGACGATCGCCGATCCTCTATCCCGTCGCCTGCGCACCGCAAGCCTGGGCAAGCGGCTCCATGCTCCACATCTTGAGTTCTCTTCTCGGTCTGCGAATAGATGCCGCGTCGCGCACGATCACGCTCAAGTCACCGCGCCTACCCGCGAGCGTCGGAGCCATCACGATCCGGCGCCTGCGAGCCGGCGGCGGGTCCGCTGACTTCGTCCTCAAGAAAAAATACCGGAGCGTTATCGCCGACGTCACCGACTCTCGCGGCGGCGCCAAAGTTATCATGGCGTAG
- a CDS encoding glycosyltransferase family 4 protein has protein sequence MKIAQIGPLIESVPPRFYGGTERIVSYLTEELVAQGHDVTLFASGDSITSANLIPCCEKALRLNPAVRDPIPYYMIMLDRVRRMASSFDVLHFHIDQFHFPLFRSIARSTVTTLHGRQDLPDLQQLYRAFPDMGLVSISDSQRDPIPFANFLGTVYHGLPENLHRPTFSPRGGYLAFLGRISPEKRLDRAIEIARAVGFPLKIAAKVDAADIDYFEAKIKPLLNGNGVEFIGEISDAEKAEFLGEASALLFPINWPEPFGLVMIEAMACGTPVLAFRHGAAPEVIDDGVTGFVVDDIESAIATIPRLLSLDRRRIREAFENRFTVERMAKNYGALYARAYTSHGHIPKVHSEEIVASAMGNAVN, from the coding sequence ATGAAAATTGCACAGATTGGGCCGTTGATCGAAAGCGTTCCACCTCGATTTTACGGCGGCACCGAGCGCATTGTGTCTTACCTCACGGAGGAACTCGTCGCGCAAGGCCATGACGTGACCCTTTTCGCCAGCGGCGATTCCATCACTTCAGCAAACCTTATTCCATGCTGTGAGAAGGCGCTCCGCCTCAATCCGGCGGTGCGCGACCCGATCCCCTATTACATGATCATGCTGGACCGCGTGCGCCGCATGGCCTCATCTTTTGACGTTTTGCATTTCCACATCGACCAGTTTCATTTTCCGCTCTTTCGCAGCATCGCCCGCTCAACAGTGACGACACTGCACGGACGCCAGGATTTGCCCGACCTGCAGCAACTGTATCGCGCTTTCCCCGATATGGGCTTGGTCTCGATCTCTGATTCACAGCGCGACCCAATCCCGTTCGCGAACTTTCTTGGCACCGTCTATCACGGTTTGCCGGAGAATTTGCATCGGCCGACGTTTTCGCCGCGCGGCGGTTATCTGGCTTTTCTTGGACGCATCTCTCCCGAAAAACGCCTCGACCGAGCGATCGAGATTGCGCGCGCAGTCGGGTTTCCGTTGAAAATAGCAGCAAAGGTCGACGCCGCCGACATCGATTACTTTGAGGCAAAGATCAAACCTCTGCTCAACGGCAACGGCGTCGAATTCATCGGCGAGATTTCGGATGCGGAAAAAGCCGAATTTCTAGGCGAAGCGTCAGCTCTTCTGTTTCCCATCAATTGGCCGGAACCGTTCGGACTTGTGATGATCGAGGCGATGGCATGCGGGACACCTGTGCTCGCATTCAGGCACGGCGCAGCGCCGGAAGTGATTGATGACGGCGTTACAGGATTCGTCGTCGATGACATCGAAAGTGCTATCGCGACGATCCCGCGCCTGCTGAGCCTTGATCGCAGGCGCATCCGCGAAGCGTTTGAAAACCGCTTCACCGTCGAACGCATGGCCAAAAACTACGGAGCGCTCTATGCTCGCGCCTATACGTCTCACGGGCACATTCCAAAGGTGCATTCCGAGGAGATCGTCGCATCTGCAATGGGCAATGCCGTAAACTAA
- a CDS encoding NepR family anti-sigma factor — translation MTRLPGVATQLIGERMRSMYASMVREPVPDELLNLIRQLEAKEESE, via the coding sequence GTGACCCGCCTGCCTGGCGTTGCCACGCAGCTGATCGGCGAGCGAATGCGCTCCATGTACGCCTCGATGGTCCGCGAGCCGGTTCCGGACGAACTCCTCAATCTGATCCGCCAGCTCGAAGCCAAGGAGGAATCGGAGTGA
- a CDS encoding HAMP domain-containing protein: MSEQVGAVGAEHVVSGTNAVLVEMLHALQAVRGGDFSVRLRADWDGLPGKIADVFNDIVATNQRMAGQLDRVGQVVGKEGLTDQRVKLGLAHGAWGEMEDSVNSLIDDLLRPTAEVTRTIAAVAQGDLLRPMRLDVDGRPLKGEFLRSATIVNTMIKQLSIFTSEVTRVAREVGTDGKLGGQAQIREVTGVWKDLTDSVNSMASNLTAQVRNIAEVTIAVANGDLSKKITVDVRGEILQLKEAINTMVEQLRSFAAEVTRVAREVGTEGRLGGQAVVPGVGGTWKDLTDNVNLLAANLTTQVRNIAEVTTAVARGDLSRKITVDVKGEILELKNTINTMVDQLNGFASEVTRVAREVGTEGRLGGQATVPGVAGTWKDLTDNVNSMAGNLTGQVRNIADVATAIARGDLSKKITVNVSGEILQLKETINTMVDQLNGFASEVTRVAREVGTEGKLGGQADVRGVAGTWKDLTDSVNSMASNLTTQVRNIAEVSTAIASGDLSKKIDVDVRGEVLELKETINTMVDQLNAFAGEVTRVAREVGTDGKLGGQAQVPGVAGTWKDLTDNVNSMASNLTAQVRNIAEVTTAVARGDLSRKITVDVKGEILELKNTINTMVDQLNGFASEVTRVAREVGTEGRLGGQAQVSGVAGTWKDLTDNVNFMAGNLTAQVRNIAEVATAIASGDLSKKITVDVRGEILQLKETLNTMVEQLRSFAAEVTRVAREVGTEGRLGGQAVVPGVGGTWKDLTDNVNLLAANLTTQVRNIAEVTTAVARGDLSRKITVDVKGEILELKNTINTMVDQLNGFASEVTRVAREVGTEGKLGGQATVPGAGGTWKDLTDTVNVMAANLTEQVRGIVKVVTAVAEGDLKPKLTVKSKGEVAALADTINAMTETLAIFADQVTTVAREVGVEGRLGGQASVPGAAGTWKDLTGNVNLLADNLTNQVRAIAEVTTAVTKGDLTRSIQVEARGEVAELKDYINTMIGNLRLTTERNTEEDWLKTNLARFTSMLQGQRDLVTVGKKLLSELVPLVNAHQGVIYQFDATTENQLKLLARFADDMGAGYPERLEFGSGLIGQCALEKQRRLLSKIPETSVPIDTVVFKAIPRSVIVLPITFEDRIKAVISLSSLHDFEPAHLTFLEQLTMGIGIVLNSIEATMQTEELLTQSQELAGELQEQQKALQKTNEELAQKAQQLAERNVEVERKNEEIDQARRAVEEKAAELALTSRYKSEFLANMSHELRTPLNSILILGQQLSDNPDRNLSERQVEFARTIHGAGTDLLNLISDILDLSKIESGTVSVNAEDVSFNAVLEAIARPFRHEAERRDLAFEMSFDADLGRTLFTDSKRLQQVLKNLLSNAFKFTREGYVRLSVKPAATKWGPDHPTLAEAQTVVAFEVDDSGIGIPLDKQKIIFEAFQQADASTSRKYGGTGLGLAISRELAHLLGGEIQLRSEPGRGSTFTLYIPLRYAAPSLETRAKPEQISATRAPVQPSLPERIQDDRDEIVAGDQVLLIVEDDPRYAKILIDAARKTGFKGIVCHRGVDALSLATDYNPTAISLDIHLPDILGWSVLSQLKHNPLTRHIPVQVVTLDDDRHHGLARGAFSYLTKPLETDALKSALRRIAEFAKTPRKRLLIVDDDSAERMSIAELLKNDDVEIFTAADGADALKKLKENPIDCVVLDLKLPDMSGFEILEQMCGSPAMRDIPVVVFTGRELSNEEDHKIRQLARTVVVKGVESPERLLDETALFLHRVIAALPAEKRELLSRLHGTDDYLVGRKVLLVDDDARNIFALSSLLERRGMNVLTATTGLEAIETLNSTDVSIVLMDIMMPEMDGYQTMQRIRGSDKHQRLPIIALTAKAMKGDREKCLEAGASDYLAKPVDTEQLLSALRMWLHR; the protein is encoded by the coding sequence ATGTCGGAGCAGGTCGGCGCGGTCGGAGCCGAGCACGTCGTAAGCGGAACGAATGCGGTGCTCGTCGAAATGCTCCACGCCTTGCAGGCCGTGCGCGGCGGGGACTTTAGCGTGCGGTTGCGCGCGGACTGGGACGGCCTGCCCGGAAAAATCGCCGACGTTTTCAATGATATCGTAGCGACCAACCAACGCATGGCCGGGCAGCTCGATCGCGTCGGACAGGTGGTCGGCAAAGAAGGATTGACCGACCAGCGCGTCAAGCTCGGCCTGGCTCATGGCGCCTGGGGCGAAATGGAGGACTCGGTCAATTCGTTGATTGACGACCTCTTACGTCCGACTGCCGAAGTCACCCGAACCATCGCCGCCGTCGCACAAGGCGATCTGCTGCGGCCGATGCGGCTCGACGTCGACGGCCGTCCCTTAAAAGGCGAATTCCTCCGCTCCGCAACGATCGTCAACACGATGATCAAGCAGCTCTCGATATTCACGTCCGAAGTCACGCGCGTGGCTCGCGAAGTCGGCACGGACGGCAAGCTCGGCGGCCAGGCACAAATCCGCGAGGTGACCGGCGTCTGGAAAGATTTGACGGACAGCGTGAACTCGATGGCGTCGAACCTGACGGCACAGGTCCGCAACATCGCCGAAGTTACGATCGCCGTTGCAAATGGCGACCTTTCCAAAAAAATCACCGTCGACGTGCGCGGCGAAATTTTACAGCTCAAAGAAGCCATCAACACGATGGTCGAACAGCTGCGCTCGTTTGCAGCGGAAGTCACGCGCGTCGCGCGTGAAGTCGGCACCGAGGGCCGTCTCGGCGGCCAGGCTGTCGTGCCCGGCGTCGGTGGAACGTGGAAAGACCTGACGGATAACGTCAACCTGCTCGCCGCCAACCTCACGACGCAGGTCCGCAACATCGCCGAAGTCACGACGGCCGTCGCGCGCGGCGACCTTTCACGCAAGATCACCGTCGACGTCAAAGGCGAAATCCTCGAGCTGAAAAACACCATCAATACGATGGTCGATCAGCTGAATGGTTTTGCGTCCGAAGTGACCCGCGTCGCCCGCGAGGTCGGCACCGAAGGCCGTCTCGGCGGCCAGGCAACCGTTCCGGGCGTCGCCGGTACGTGGAAGGACCTCACCGACAACGTCAACTCGATGGCCGGCAACCTGACCGGGCAGGTTCGCAACATCGCCGACGTCGCAACCGCCATCGCGCGCGGCGACCTGTCGAAAAAGATTACCGTCAACGTATCCGGAGAAATTCTGCAGCTCAAAGAAACCATCAACACGATGGTCGATCAGCTGAACGGTTTTGCATCCGAAGTGACGCGCGTCGCGCGCGAAGTCGGCACCGAGGGCAAACTCGGCGGTCAGGCCGACGTGCGCGGTGTCGCCGGCACATGGAAAGACCTGACCGACAGCGTCAACTCGATGGCGTCGAACTTGACGACACAGGTCCGCAACATTGCCGAGGTCTCGACCGCAATCGCGTCCGGCGACCTGTCGAAAAAAATTGACGTCGACGTGCGCGGCGAGGTGCTGGAACTCAAAGAAACCATCAATACGATGGTCGATCAGCTGAACGCCTTCGCCGGAGAGGTGACGCGCGTCGCGCGCGAAGTCGGAACCGACGGCAAACTCGGCGGCCAGGCGCAGGTGCCGGGCGTCGCCGGTACATGGAAAGACCTCACCGACAACGTCAACTCGATGGCGTCGAACCTGACCGCACAGGTCCGCAACATCGCCGAGGTGACGACGGCCGTTGCCCGCGGCGACCTCTCGCGCAAAATCACGGTCGACGTCAAAGGCGAGATTCTCGAGCTGAAAAACACCATCAACACGATGGTCGATCAGCTGAACGGATTCGCATCCGAAGTGACGCGCGTCGCGCGCGAGGTCGGCACCGAAGGCCGTCTCGGCGGACAAGCACAAGTCTCAGGCGTCGCCGGCACGTGGAAAGACCTGACCGACAACGTCAACTTCATGGCCGGCAATCTGACCGCGCAGGTGCGTAACATCGCCGAAGTCGCAACCGCCATCGCGTCCGGTGACCTTTCGAAAAAGATCACCGTCGACGTGCGCGGCGAGATTCTGCAATTGAAAGAAACGCTGAACACGATGGTCGAACAGCTGCGCTCCTTCGCAGCCGAGGTGACACGCGTCGCCCGCGAAGTCGGCACCGAAGGCCGCCTCGGCGGACAGGCCGTCGTTCCCGGCGTCGGCGGCACGTGGAAAGACCTCACCGATAACGTTAACCTGCTCGCCGCCAACCTCACGACGCAAGTCCGCAACATTGCCGAAGTCACGACGGCCGTCGCGCGTGGCGACCTCTCGCGCAAAATCACCGTCGACGTCAAAGGCGAAATTCTCGAGCTGAAAAACACCATCAACACGATGGTCGATCAGCTGAACGGATTTGCATCCGAAGTGACCCGCGTTGCGCGCGAGGTCGGAACCGAAGGCAAGCTCGGCGGTCAGGCAACCGTCCCGGGCGCCGGCGGCACGTGGAAGGATCTCACCGACACCGTCAACGTGATGGCGGCCAATTTGACGGAACAGGTTCGAGGCATCGTCAAGGTTGTGACCGCGGTCGCCGAGGGTGATCTCAAACCCAAGCTCACCGTCAAATCGAAAGGCGAAGTTGCAGCGCTCGCCGACACAATCAACGCCATGACCGAAACGCTTGCGATTTTCGCGGATCAGGTAACGACGGTGGCGCGCGAGGTTGGCGTCGAGGGCCGCCTCGGCGGACAGGCCAGCGTGCCCGGCGCTGCTGGTACGTGGAAAGACCTGACCGGCAACGTCAACCTGCTCGCCGACAACCTCACCAATCAGGTGCGCGCCATCGCCGAGGTCACCACGGCCGTGACGAAGGGCGACCTGACGCGCTCCATTCAGGTTGAAGCGCGCGGCGAGGTCGCCGAACTCAAGGACTACATCAATACGATGATCGGTAACCTCCGTCTGACGACGGAGCGCAACACCGAAGAAGACTGGCTGAAAACCAACCTCGCACGTTTCACAAGCATGCTGCAGGGCCAGCGCGATCTCGTAACGGTCGGCAAAAAACTGCTGTCCGAGCTTGTGCCGCTGGTCAATGCGCACCAAGGCGTCATCTACCAGTTCGATGCGACGACCGAAAATCAGCTGAAGCTGCTCGCGCGTTTCGCCGACGACATGGGTGCCGGATATCCGGAACGTCTGGAATTCGGATCAGGCCTCATCGGACAATGCGCGCTTGAGAAACAACGCCGGTTGCTGAGCAAAATTCCGGAAACGTCGGTTCCGATCGATACCGTAGTTTTCAAGGCCATCCCGCGCAGCGTCATCGTTCTACCCATCACGTTCGAAGACCGGATCAAGGCCGTCATTTCGCTAAGCTCCCTGCACGATTTCGAGCCCGCGCATCTGACGTTCCTCGAACAACTCACGATGGGCATCGGCATCGTCTTGAATAGTATCGAGGCGACGATGCAGACCGAGGAGCTGCTGACGCAATCGCAAGAACTCGCCGGCGAACTTCAGGAACAGCAGAAGGCGCTGCAGAAAACCAACGAGGAACTGGCGCAAAAAGCGCAGCAGCTTGCCGAACGCAACGTCGAAGTCGAGCGCAAGAACGAGGAAATCGATCAGGCACGCCGCGCCGTCGAAGAAAAGGCGGCCGAGCTTGCACTGACGTCGCGCTATAAATCAGAGTTCCTCGCGAACATGTCGCATGAGCTTCGCACGCCGCTGAACAGCATCCTGATCCTCGGCCAGCAGCTGAGCGACAACCCCGACCGCAATCTTTCAGAACGCCAGGTCGAGTTCGCACGCACCATTCACGGCGCCGGAACGGACCTTCTCAACCTGATCAGCGATATTCTCGATCTCTCGAAGATCGAGTCCGGCACCGTTTCGGTCAACGCCGAGGACGTCAGCTTCAATGCCGTCCTCGAAGCGATCGCGCGTCCCTTCCGGCACGAAGCCGAGCGCCGCGACCTCGCGTTCGAGATGAGCTTCGATGCCGATCTCGGGCGAACGCTCTTCACCGACTCCAAGCGTCTGCAACAGGTGCTGAAAAACCTGCTGTCGAACGCCTTCAAGTTCACACGTGAAGGCTACGTGCGCTTGTCCGTCAAACCGGCGGCGACCAAATGGGGGCCGGATCATCCGACGCTCGCGGAGGCTCAGACTGTCGTCGCTTTCGAAGTCGACGACTCGGGCATTGGCATCCCGCTCGACAAGCAGAAGATCATCTTCGAAGCGTTTCAGCAGGCCGACGCGAGCACGAGCCGTAAGTACGGCGGCACCGGTCTCGGCCTCGCGATCAGCCGCGAATTGGCGCACCTTCTCGGCGGTGAGATTCAGCTGCGCAGCGAACCTGGAAGGGGTAGCACATTCACGCTGTACATCCCCCTCCGCTATGCCGCGCCCTCCCTCGAAACACGGGCGAAGCCGGAGCAGATTTCCGCGACGCGTGCTCCAGTCCAGCCGTCGCTGCCTGAGCGGATTCAAGACGATCGCGACGAGATCGTTGCAGGAGATCAGGTTCTGCTGATCGTCGAGGATGATCCGCGCTATGCGAAAATTCTCATCGACGCGGCGCGCAAAACCGGATTCAAAGGCATCGTCTGCCATCGCGGCGTCGACGCGCTATCTCTTGCGACGGACTACAATCCGACCGCGATTTCACTCGATATCCATTTGCCCGATATCCTCGGCTGGTCGGTTTTGAGCCAATTGAAACACAATCCGCTGACGCGCCATATCCCGGTGCAGGTCGTAACGCTGGACGACGATCGCCACCACGGCCTCGCGCGCGGCGCGTTCTCATACCTGACAAAGCCGCTTGAGACCGACGCGTTGAAATCCGCGCTGAGACGCATCGCCGAGTTTGCGAAAACACCGCGCAAACGCCTTCTCATCGTTGATGACGATTCCGCCGAGCGCATGAGTATCGCGGAACTTCTGAAAAACGACGATGTCGAAATATTCACCGCCGCCGACGGCGCCGATGCCCTGAAGAAGCTCAAGGAAAACCCGATCGATTGCGTCGTACTCGATTTGAAGCTCCCCGACATGTCGGGCTTCGAAATCCTCGAGCAGATGTGCGGATCTCCCGCCATGCGCGACATTCCCGTTGTCGTGTTCACGGGCCGTGAATTATCGAACGAGGAAGATCACAAGATCCGCCAGCTGGCGCGTACCGTCGTCGTCAAAGGCGTCGAGTCTCCTGAACGCCTGCTCGATGAAACGGCCCTGTTTTTGCACCGTGTGATCGCCGCACTTCCGGCCGAGAAGCGGGAATTGCTGTCGCGTCTGCACGGCACCGACGATTATCTCGTGGGCCGCAAGGTTCTGCTTGTCGACGACGACGCGCGGAATATTTTTGCGCTGAGCAGCCTTCTGGAACGGCGCGGAATGAACGTCCTGACTGCGACGACCGGACTCGAGGCCATAGAAACGCTGAATTCGACGGATGTATCTATCGTGCTGATGGATATCATGATGCCGGAGATGGACGGCTATCAGACGATGCAGCGCATTCGCGGCAGCGACAAGCATCAGCGGTTGCCCATTATCGCATTGACGGCGAAGGCGATGAAAGGCGATCGCGAAAAATGCCTTGAAGCCGGCGCGTCCGACTATCTCGCGAAGCCTGTTGATACGGAGCAACTGTTGTCGGCATTGCGCATGTGGCTACATCGGTGA